One genomic region from Acidobacteriota bacterium encodes:
- a CDS encoding PIN domain-containing protein, producing the protein MTVFLDTSALLALIDADEVRHEDARLIWKRLLGNDVPIVTTNYVLVETYALTSVGSAAPPSAC; encoded by the coding sequence GTGACCGTCTTCCTGGATACCTCGGCGCTGCTCGCTCTGATTGATGCCGACGAAGTCAGGCACGAAGACGCTCGCCTCATCTGGAAGCGACTGCTTGGGAACGATGTGCCGATCGTGACGACGAACTACGTGCTGGTCGAAACGTACGCACTCACCAGCGTCGGCTCGGCAGCGCCGCCGTCCGCGTGTTGA
- a CDS encoding CopG family transcriptional regulator: MMRTQILLMEAQAQELRKLAAVERRSMADLVRDGVDAMLKAHAGGRRDHAKARALAAAGRFRSGVPDLGTRHDDHLAQARKP; encoded by the coding sequence ATGATGCGAACGCAGATCCTCCTAATGGAGGCACAGGCGCAGGAACTCCGCAAGTTGGCCGCTGTTGAGCGTCGCTCAATGGCCGACCTCGTTCGAGATGGCGTCGACGCGATGCTCAAGGCTCATGCCGGAGGCAGACGGGACCACGCAAAGGCCCGCGCGCTGGCCGCTGCCGGCCGGTTTCGGTCGGGCGTGCCCGATCTCGGAACCCGGCACGACGATCACCTTGCCCAGGCCAGGAAGCCGTGA
- a CDS encoding dienelactone hydrolase family protein translates to MSSRLRDAILVALSMVVLAWPSPSVAADKPTKETLNFEGQSRTYYLFVPANPSKKPAPLIVLLHGSGRDGRSLLDKWQSLAEKEGIVVAGPESKDRQFWAPDTDGPAFLHDVIEAIKQKHAVDPKRVYLFGHSAGAIQALSMAVLESEYLAAVAAHAGVLQKELEPYLRLAERKIPIGIWVGTSDPLFPVKVVRATRDIIAESGFAVELIEIKNHTHAYYDRADEINKGVWAFLRQHALTADPVYKSYVIAR, encoded by the coding sequence GTGAGCAGTCGGTTGAGAGATGCGATTCTGGTGGCGCTATCGATGGTCGTGCTCGCGTGGCCGTCACCGAGCGTAGCGGCCGACAAGCCAACCAAGGAAACCCTCAACTTTGAAGGCCAGAGCCGGACCTACTACCTGTTTGTCCCAGCCAACCCGTCGAAGAAGCCAGCGCCGCTGATCGTACTCCTCCACGGATCCGGACGTGATGGCCGGTCGCTGCTCGACAAGTGGCAGTCGCTGGCCGAGAAGGAAGGCATCGTCGTGGCCGGACCCGAATCCAAGGACCGGCAGTTCTGGGCTCCCGACACGGACGGGCCCGCATTCCTGCACGACGTCATCGAAGCCATCAAGCAGAAGCACGCCGTCGATCCCAAGCGCGTCTACCTGTTCGGTCATTCCGCGGGGGCGATCCAGGCGCTCAGCATGGCGGTGCTGGAGTCCGAGTACCTGGCGGCGGTCGCGGCCCATGCGGGCGTGCTGCAAAAGGAGCTCGAGCCCTATCTTCGGCTCGCGGAACGGAAAATACCGATTGGCATCTGGGTCGGGACAAGCGATCCGCTGTTCCCCGTCAAGGTGGTTCGCGCGACACGTGACATCATCGCTGAGAGCGGGTTTGCCGTTGAGCTGATTGAAATCAAGAACCACACCCACGCGTATTACGACCGCGCAGATGAGATCAACAAGGGCGTCTGGGCGTTTCTCCGGCAGCACGCCCTGACAGCCGACCCGGTCTACAAGTCGTACGTCATCGCGCGCTGA